From a region of the Fischerella sp. JS2 genome:
- a CDS encoding ATP-dependent 6-phosphofructokinase produces the protein MAKCKRIGILTSGGDCSGLNAAIRAVVHCACGKGWEVLGIRQATLGLMARPPQFIKLEIDQVDPLLTSGGTMLGTTNKGDPFAFPMLDGSICDRSEEIIAGYHQLGLDALIGIGGDGSLAILRRLAQQGGINLVGIPKTIDNDIGITEHAIGFDTAVNIATEALDRLHFTAASHSRVMILEVMGRDAGHIAIAAGIAGGADVILIPEIPYTIDQICSQIKQRQDQGKNYCLIIVSEAVRTQDGETLTMTNRLGQCRYGGIGQYLADQLSDRIGVETRVTVLGHIQRGGTASPLDRLVAAAFGVAAVNLIDKGKYDYMVTWQNRQVISVPITEAIAQYRAVNPEDTLVKTARGLGIYLGD, from the coding sequence ATGGCAAAATGCAAGCGTATTGGCATTCTTACTAGTGGAGGAGATTGCTCTGGTTTAAATGCAGCCATCAGAGCTGTTGTCCATTGTGCTTGTGGAAAAGGTTGGGAAGTACTAGGAATTCGTCAAGCAACTCTGGGGTTAATGGCGCGTCCACCGCAATTTATCAAACTGGAAATCGACCAAGTTGACCCACTGTTAACTTCTGGTGGAACAATGTTAGGAACTACCAACAAAGGTGATCCTTTTGCTTTTCCTATGCTTGATGGCAGTATATGTGATCGCTCTGAAGAAATCATTGCAGGCTACCATCAACTAGGTTTAGATGCTTTGATTGGGATTGGTGGCGATGGTAGCTTGGCGATTCTGCGTCGCTTAGCCCAACAAGGCGGTATTAATTTAGTGGGTATTCCCAAAACAATTGATAATGATATTGGGATTACCGAACATGCGATCGGTTTTGATACGGCAGTTAACATTGCCACAGAAGCACTTGATCGCTTACATTTTACTGCTGCATCTCACAGTCGAGTCATGATTTTAGAAGTCATGGGTCGTGATGCGGGACATATAGCCATTGCTGCGGGAATTGCTGGGGGAGCAGATGTGATTTTAATTCCAGAAATTCCTTACACGATTGACCAAATTTGCTCTCAAATTAAACAGCGCCAAGACCAAGGCAAAAACTATTGTTTAATTATTGTTTCAGAAGCGGTTCGTACTCAAGACGGTGAAACTCTCACAATGACAAATCGTTTGGGTCAATGTCGATATGGTGGTATAGGTCAATACTTAGCCGATCAACTTAGTGATCGCATTGGTGTAGAAACTCGAGTCACAGTCTTAGGACACATCCAACGTGGTGGAACCGCTTCACCACTAGATCGACTTGTGGCAGCTGCCTTTGGTGTAGCTGCGGTAAATCTTATAGACAAAGGTAAATATGACTACATGGTAACATGGCAAAATCGCCAGGTTATTAGTGTGCCAATTACTGAGGCGATCGCTCAATATAGAGCTGTCAACCCAGAGGATACTTTAGTGAAAACTGCTCGTGGTTTGGGTATTTATTTAGGAGATTGA
- a CDS encoding tetratricopeptide repeat protein — MKPKNSLQPRLAQTACYSTLGLLLVTSTSEFAFAQIRNPGTTKQHTQEQLLAQFSDGNSGQQERSQLIRTANTLFSQGDLAGAEDNLRKFIKKYPKDAFGYYQLGNVLFRQERKDEAIKQYQEAIRLDSKYALAHNGIGLVFASQEQWEAAIAEYNKALAINPNYGDALTNLAQALWEVGKREEAIASLEKALSAFKAQNKPRQVERIQEILRQLKPNDDPSVS, encoded by the coding sequence ATGAAGCCAAAAAATTCTTTGCAGCCAAGATTGGCTCAAACTGCTTGTTACTCGACGCTGGGTCTTTTGCTTGTCACAAGTACTTCTGAGTTTGCTTTTGCACAGATACGTAATCCTGGTACTACTAAACAACACACTCAGGAGCAATTACTGGCGCAATTTTCCGATGGTAACAGTGGACAACAAGAGCGATCGCAACTAATAAGAACAGCAAATACTTTATTTAGCCAAGGTGATTTAGCTGGTGCAGAAGATAATTTACGGAAATTCATTAAGAAGTATCCCAAAGATGCTTTTGGCTATTACCAGTTAGGTAATGTCCTATTTCGTCAGGAGAGAAAAGACGAGGCAATTAAACAATATCAAGAAGCAATTCGCTTAGACTCTAAATATGCCCTTGCACACAATGGTATTGGACTTGTTTTTGCCAGTCAAGAACAATGGGAAGCAGCGATCGCAGAATATAATAAAGCACTAGCAATTAATCCCAATTATGGTGATGCACTGACTAATTTAGCTCAAGCGCTTTGGGAAGTTGGTAAACGCGAAGAAGCGATCGCATCTTTAGAAAAAGCATTGAGTGCTTTTAAAGCTCAAAATAAACCTCGACAGGTAGAACGAATTCAAGAGATTTTACGTCAGCTCAAACCTAATGATGACCCGAGTGTATCGTAA